The Mercenaria mercenaria strain notata chromosome 8, MADL_Memer_1, whole genome shotgun sequence genome has a segment encoding these proteins:
- the LOC123565814 gene encoding uncharacterized protein LOC123565814, whose amino-acid sequence MWTKIIPVLFVLLTTYAYPNGPPKSVCKDGMPVHVKDGKNVPPQNTSSPFVIDVNSTVVRPGDTIRIKVHSNQGEMFRGLFLQVHPIPNGADDEVKYEAAGLFDRKIKNVKIMTCRILLDTLTHKDSFMKIEANFDWRAPLYLTRDVVVRATILKNFDTYWHNVESPRIILLKEETSAVKNLEKPWLEEIIKTVKAEEDIKLRRELARARFERGFKKAIDPNGFIMINYVTNLLPFEDSPVPTAVISKDYSKGKNESTQEAPSGTISDNNELTNQNTSIDDAETFTDNKTGAGGKSDSDKSLFQNRTNFENKTMSKNIHGEEFSVGQVHTDDSYADLLNKTFDLTHTKNTPILERYYQVLVRSLLKGDKMVADTLGELIEQN is encoded by the coding sequence atgtgGACGAAAATTATTCCAGTTCTTTTTGTGTTGTTGACAACTTACGCCTATCCGAATGGACCACCGAAAAGCGTGTGCAAGGACGGTATGCCTGTTCATGTTAAGGATGGCAAAAATGTCCCACCCCAGAACACTTCAAGTCCTTTTGTTATAGATGTTAATTCTACTGTTGTGcgaccaggagacacaattcggATCAAAGTTCACAGCAATCAGGGCGAAATGTTTCGCGGACTTTTCCTACAGGTACACCCGATTCCTAATGGCGCAGACGACGAAGTAAAATATGAAGCTGCTGGTCTTTTTGATAGGAAAATTAAGaatgtgaaaattatgacctGTAGAATACTGCTAGATACATTGACACATAAAGATTCATTCATGAAAATTGAAGCAAACTTTGACTGGAGAGCGCCTCTGTATCTCACACGCGATGTAGTTGTTAGAGCgacaattttaaagaattttgataCTTACTGGCATAATGTTGAGTCGCCAAGAATTATACTGCTTAAAGAAGAGACATCAGCGGTTAAAAATCTTGAGAAACCGTGGCTGGAAGAGATCATAAAAACTGTTAAAGCTGAAGAAGATATTAAACTTAGACGTGAACTTGCAAGAGCAAGATTTGAGCGAGGTTTCAAGAAAGCAATAGATCCTAATGgatttattatgataaattatgtaACTAACCTGCTTCCCTTCGAAGACAGCCCTGTTCCTACAGCCGTCATTTCCAAGGATTATTCAAAAGGCAAGAACGAATCAACACAGGAGGCTCCCTCTGGAACTATTTCTGATAATAAcgaattgaccaatcagaatacATCTATTGATGATGCTGAAACTTTTACGGACAATAAAACAGGTGCTGGTGGTAAATCTGACAGTGATAAAAGCCTTTTTCAGAATAggacaaactttgaaaataaaacaatgtcgAAAAATATTCATGGGGAAGAGTTTAGTGTCGGACAAGTACATACTGATGACAGTTATGCAGATTTGCTAAACAAAACGTTCGATCTGACACATACGAAAAACACCCCCATACTGGAAAGGTATTATCAAGTACTTGTGAGAAGTTTGCTGAAGGGAGATAAAATGGTAGCGGACACACTGGGTG